Proteins found in one Triticum urartu cultivar G1812 chromosome 4, Tu2.1, whole genome shotgun sequence genomic segment:
- the LOC125554230 gene encoding alkane hydroxylase MAH1-like: MDAVSWVRGFLGGNMEIMASLACFLFLFFRFRRWDGLPTSWPVIGVLPALCVNTGRMHDWLTELLHAAGMSYVMRRRWGLPVDVLVTADPANVAHVLSANFDNYPKGARYNTVFSVLGDGIFNADGESWSFQRRKAHALLSDAGFRAAVAANTAGKLDEGLVPLLDGLATSGTTVDLQDVFMRLTFDLTAMFVFGIDPGCLAADFPHVPFAAAIDDTEEVLVYRYVTPVPWVKLQSYLNIGHRQKMSKARRVLDASIAELVSLRRQRAANSTCEAGTDLLTSYMACQAEVGKVGAEFDRFLRDTTLNLVFAGRDTTSSALSWFFWLLSNHPDVEAKILAELLENPPASGAGHHRTTAELTRLVYLHAALSESLRLYPPLPFQYKSVAGPDTLPSGATVGPSSVVIIPFYSMGRMEAVWGKDCLEFRPERWLTAEGRFRHEPSHKFVAFNMRPRTCLGKDLAYAQMKAVVAAVVPRFQLEVAAGAAARPKPKLSPILHMKDGLEVRVHKR, from the coding sequence ATGGATGCTGTGTCATGGGTTCGAGGCTTCCTTGGCGGGAACATGGAGATCATGGCATCTCTTGCTTGCTTCTTATTCTTGTTCTTCAGGTTCCGGCGGTGGGACGGGTTGCCGACGAGCTGGCCGGTGATCGGCGTATTGCCGGCGCTGTGCGTAAACACCGGGCGCATGCACGATTGGTTAACGGAGCTCCTGCACGCTGCCGGGATGTCGTACGTCATGAGGAGGCGGTGGGGCTTGCCGGTGGACGTCCTCGTCACGGCCGACCCGGCGAACGTGGCGCACGTTCTCTCTGCCAACTTCGATAACTACCCCAAAGGCGCAAGGTATAACACGGTGTTCAGCGTGCTCGGGGACGGCATCTTCAACGCCGACGGCGAGTCGTGGTCGTTCCAGCGGCGCAAGGCGCACGCGTTGCTGTCGGACGCGGGGTTccgcgctgccgtcgccgccaaTACCGCGGGCAAGCTCGACGAGGGGCTCGTGCCGCTCCTCGACGGCCTCGCCACGTCGGGCACAACGGTCGACCTGCAGGACGTGTTCATGCGCCTGACCTTTGACCTCACGGCGATGTTCGTGTTCGGCATCGACCCCGGCTGCCTCGCCGCCGATTTCCCGCACGTCCCCTTCGCTGCGGCCATTGACGACACCGAGGAGGTGCTGGTCTACCGGTACGTAACGCCCGTGCCGTGGGTAAAGCTGCAGAGCTACCTAAATATCGGCCACCGCCAGAAGATGTCCAAGGCTCGGCGGGTGCTCGACGCGTCTATCGCGGAGTTGGTCTCTCTCCGGCGACAACGCGCGGCCAACTCCACCTGCGAGGCCGGCACCGACCTGCTCACGTCGTACATGGCGTGTCAGGCCGAGGTAGGCAAGGTCGGTGCCGAGTTCGACCGGTTCTTGCGCGACACGACGCTTAACCTCGTGTTCGCCGGCCGCGACACGACGAGCTCCGCCCTTTCATGGTTTTTCTGGCTGCTCTCCAACCACCCCGACGTCGAGGCCAAGATCCTCGCCGAGCTGCTAGAGAACCCTCCGGCCTCCGGGGCCGGCCACCACCGCACGACCGCCGAGCTGACGCGCCTGGTCTACCTGCACGCGGCGCTCTCGGAGTCGCTCCGGCTGTACCCGCCCCTGCCGTTCCAGTACAAGTCGGTCGCGGGGCCGGACACGCTCCCAAGCGGCGCGACCGTGGGGCCGTCGTCGGTGGTGATCATACCCTTCTACTCGATGGGACGCATGGAGGCGGTGTGGGGCAAGGACTGCCTGGAGTTCCGGCCGGAGCGGTGGCTGACAGCGGAGGGGCGGTTCCGGCACGAGCCGTCGCACAAGTTCGTGGCGTTCAATATGCGGCCCCGGACGTGCCTTGGCAAGGACCTGGCCTACGCGCAGATGAAGGCCGTTGTCGCCGCCGTCGTGCCGCGGTTTCAGTTGGAGGTCGCTGCCGGCGCCGCGGCGAGGCCCAAGCCCAAGCTGTCCCCCATACTCCACATGAAGGACGGGCTCGAGGTGAGGGTCCACAAGAGATAA